CGGCTTCAAAGAAGACGTCGCGATGCAAAACGAGCTCGGAGTAGAGAGCAAAATCGTCGAGCCGGAAGAGATGACCGACTACTGTGCCGGACTGAAACCGAGCCTGTTTAAGCTAGGGACGTACTGTCCGACGGACGGCTTTGCGGATCCACACCTCGCGTTACAAGGCTACGCACAGGCAGCACAAGAGGTCGGAGTCGAAATACAAACGAAAACAGCCGTCACAGACGTCCTTCGCGAAGACGGCGCTGTAGTCGGTGTCGAGACGGAAGATGCCACGCTGAACGCAGACTTCGTCGTAAACACTGCCGGCGCGTGGGCCGGCCGTATCGCCGAATTCGCTGACGTGTCTCTTCCGGTTGCGCCCCGTCGACGTCAGTGCTCTATCATCAATCCGGAAACGCCCGTTCCGGAGTCAGATCCCTACGCGATCGACTTAGATACGGGCGCATATTTCCGGCCTGAACGCGAGGGTGCAGCAGTAGCCGGTGGGCACTTCGAGAGCCACGACCCCGATGTCGATCCCAACACCTACTCGAAGCAAGTCGACCTCGAGTGGATGGCGACCGTGATCGAGCACGTGTCTGAATATTCCACCTATTTCGGACTTGATTCGGAAATAAAGCGCGGGTGGGCCGGTCTGTATGCTGTCACGCCGGACCACCATCCGATAATCGAAGAGACGATCCCCGGATTCATTAACGCGGTAGGGTTCTCCGGCCACGGATTCCAACATGCCCCTGCAACTGGCCAAATCGTCACTGACCTCGTGGTGACGGGCGAGACGGACCTCGTCGATATCTCCCCGCTACATAGCGATCGGTTCAAGAAGGGGATGCTAATAGAAGAGAAAAACGTTGCATAGAGCGCGATCAGTTATTGAACGGACTCCGTGAGATAGCGGTGGTTTCGCCGACACGGAACTCGCTCTCGACCACTACGTTTTGATACGGACTCGATGGAGAAAGGCAGCGGCCGGTCCAGCGCCATGGCGCCCAAACAGCGCGACGTCGAGAAGCAACGCTGGCTCGGTGTCTCCCGCAGCGCACACCTCGGACCGCTCTACTCTCGGCAGCGGTCTCGTCGATAGCGATCCGCGATTGGTGGTCCGGCTGCAGAACTCACGGAGTTCTGACGAGCCGTACGAGAGCGTTGCTCTCGTGACCGTCGATGGGCACATCCGCTGGCAGCTAGCCGATGCACCCCGTTCTAGACCGCCTGTGAACGTGCTCTCTCTGTTGAACGACCTGTCTCGAGGAGTCGGTCAGTGAACGCTCTGGTGACCGTCACCGTCCGCTCGCTCTCTCGAGATTCTTCTCCGTTCCCGTCTCCGCTCCCGCTGAGGAGCTCGTTGGCCCACAGAGACACTTGCGACGAGTAGCCCTCTCCTTCTCAAACGGGCTCGACTAGACGGGTCGATCAACACGAAAGAAGTAGGCCGTTTCGCGCTAGTGTTCGTTCTGTCCGGGAAACGGATCGTTGACCGGTTACAGCTGAATCTGAAGGTTCCCACGTTCGGTGACGGTTGCGGTCGTCTCCGGGGGAATAATCGACGTGCAACCGGATTCCTCGATAATCGCGGGTCCTTCGAGCGTTTCTCCGATCAGCAGCGCCGCTCGATCGACGACCGGCGTTTCAACGAATCCCGGTTCTTCGAAGTATACGTCACGAGATGACTTCACGGGATCTCGCTCCTCTATCGATACTTCGTCGGTGATCTTCTCCGTCGAGACCGTCCCCGTCAATCGAAGCGTGACGAGTTCGACCGGTTCCTCGGGCATCGCGTATCCGTAGAGTTCACGGTGTTGCTCGTGGAACCGGTCGATTCCGGCCTCCAGGTTTTCTCTGCTATCGGCTTCGCCGGGGAGTGACACGGTAAGCTCGTACGCCTGACCGGAATACCGCAAGTCGAGCTGGTGGGTCAGTTCGACCTCGGTCTCCTCGAACCCTTGCTCAGCGAACCGAGACAGGAGGTCTCCTTCGAGCGAACTGAACTCTTCGCGAACGTTTCCGGCCTCGATCTCCTTTCCGGTGTATGCCTGCGACTCGTCCATGCGGACGTCGGCTAAGAGAAGCCCACGCGCAGAGAGTACGCCGGGCGTCCGCGGTAGCAAGATCGAGTCCATGTCCATATTCTGAGCGACCGACGGTGCCTGTAGCGGACCGGCACCCCCGAACGGGACGAGGGTATAGTCTGCGGGGTCACGTCCCCGCTCGATGGTTACCCGACGAATCTCACGGGCCATCTTGGCGTTCGCCACTCGAAGGACGTCCAGGGCGGCCTCTTCGATCGATAGACCGAGGGGCTCGGCGATTTTGTCTTCGAAGAGATCTCGGGCACGCTCCATCGCGGGCTGCATATCGCCGTCGAGGAAGGCGTCCGGGTCGATTCGTTTGAGGATCAGGTTCGCATCAGTGACCGTCGGCTCGGTACCGCCTCGCCCGTAGCAGATCGGTCCGGGATCGGCACCAGCGGATTTCGGTCCGACTCGAAGTCCACCGCCATTGTCGATCCACGCGATGCTTCCCCCTCCGGCCCCAACCGTGCTAATGTCTACGAGCGGAGTGTTGATCGGGAGATCGTTGATCTCTCCCTCCGTCGACCGAACGATGGACCCGTCCTCGACGATGCTCACGTCTGCGCTCGTTCCGCCCATGTCCAGACCGATCGCGTTGGAGAACCCTTCGTTCACGCTCACGTCTTGACACGCGACCGCACCTGCGGCCGGCCCTGATAGGACCGTTCGGAGTGCGAAGTCCGTCGCCTGCTCCGTTCCGAAGATACCGCCGCCCGAGTGCATCACGTTCAGCGGGACGTCGATGCCCCGCTCTTCGATCCCGGCGTCTAACCGTCCGAGATAGTCCTGAATAGTGATCTTCACGGCCTCGTTCAACACCGTCGTGACCGTGCGGTCGTACTCGCGGGTTTCGGGATACACCGCGGACGAAAGCGCGTAATCGAGATCCGTCTCGGTCTCGATAATCTCACCGATACGCCGTTCGTGTTCGTCGTTCAGATACGAGAACAACATCGAGACGACGACGGAGTCTACTCCCTCATCCTCGAGTTCCGTGACGGCGTCTCGAACGTCGTCTTCGTCGAGTTCGTCTACGACGTCACCGTCGGCGTTCAGACGGCCCTCGACACCGAAGCGGTGTTTGCGCGGAATGAGGCCCGGCGGCTTGTCCGCTTGCAGATTGTAGAGCTCCGGCCGCGTTTGATCACCGATCTCGAGCACGTCACGGAGTCCGCTGTTCGTAATGAGACCGAGGTCGGGGATCTCGCTTTCGAGGACGGCGTTCGTTCCGACCGTCGTTCCGTGGCTGAGATATGACGTCCGTTCCCCGTCGGTGTCCGTTATTTCTAGTATTTTGTCGATTCCGTTGAGCACGCCTCGGTCGAACTCCGGGGGCGTTGACGGAGTCTTTGTGGTGTGAATCTCTCCCGTTTCGTCGTCGTAGAGAACGACGTCCGTGAACGTCCCACCGGTGTCAACGCCGATACGAATAGTCATTCGTGGTCACCTCCGTTCGCCGGTCCGTTTTCAGACAACTCTCTGCGTCGTTCTTCGGTCGCTTCGTAGTCGACATCGTTCTGTGTGATGACAACACCATACTCGGTTCGGGCTTTCTCTTCCGATACTTTGTCATTTTGGACGTCTTCGAGTACCGCGTCCGGATCGCGCTCCAGCGGATCTCCGTATCCGCCACCGCCGGGAGTCTGAATACTCACGACATCGTTCGGTTCTAACTTCGTCGTCGACTTCGACGGTAGCGGTTCTTCCTCGTCT
This genomic interval from Haloterrigena sp. KLK7 contains the following:
- a CDS encoding FAD-dependent oxidoreductase, giving the protein MDVVIVGGGIIGLSSAYYLAKQGIDVTVVEKGNIGSGNTERSAGGIRKQFSTPVNVELSKISADVWNQFEEEFGVDIQYRKIGYLFLAREEETAIGFKEDVAMQNELGVESKIVEPEEMTDYCAGLKPSLFKLGTYCPTDGFADPHLALQGYAQAAQEVGVEIQTKTAVTDVLREDGAVVGVETEDATLNADFVVNTAGAWAGRIAEFADVSLPVAPRRRQCSIINPETPVPESDPYAIDLDTGAYFRPEREGAAVAGGHFESHDPDVDPNTYSKQVDLEWMATVIEHVSEYSTYFGLDSEIKRGWAGLYAVTPDHHPIIEETIPGFINAVGFSGHGFQHAPATGQIVTDLVVTGETDLVDISPLHSDRFKKGMLIEEKNVA
- a CDS encoding hydantoinase/oxoprolinase family protein — protein: MTIRIGVDTGGTFTDVVLYDDETGEIHTTKTPSTPPEFDRGVLNGIDKILEITDTDGERTSYLSHGTTVGTNAVLESEIPDLGLITNSGLRDVLEIGDQTRPELYNLQADKPPGLIPRKHRFGVEGRLNADGDVVDELDEDDVRDAVTELEDEGVDSVVVSMLFSYLNDEHERRIGEIIETETDLDYALSSAVYPETREYDRTVTTVLNEAVKITIQDYLGRLDAGIEERGIDVPLNVMHSGGGIFGTEQATDFALRTVLSGPAAGAVACQDVSVNEGFSNAIGLDMGGTSADVSIVEDGSIVRSTEGEINDLPINTPLVDISTVGAGGGSIAWIDNGGGLRVGPKSAGADPGPICYGRGGTEPTVTDANLILKRIDPDAFLDGDMQPAMERARDLFEDKIAEPLGLSIEEAALDVLRVANAKMAREIRRVTIERGRDPADYTLVPFGGAGPLQAPSVAQNMDMDSILLPRTPGVLSARGLLLADVRMDESQAYTGKEIEAGNVREEFSSLEGDLLSRFAEQGFEETEVELTHQLDLRYSGQAYELTVSLPGEADSRENLEAGIDRFHEQHRELYGYAMPEEPVELVTLRLTGTVSTEKITDEVSIEERDPVKSSRDVYFEEPGFVETPVVDRAALLIGETLEGPAIIEESGCTSIIPPETTATVTERGNLQIQL